The following are encoded together in the Synchiropus splendidus isolate RoL2022-P1 chromosome 7, RoL_Sspl_1.0, whole genome shotgun sequence genome:
- the nsmfb gene encoding NMDA receptor synaptonuclear signaling and neuronal migration factor, with protein MGTAVSRRKKSDAISSVAAKVRAARAFGEYVSHTHPENRDRADPLLSDTFPAQESESPDISRLHNNNLPTQSRCLPVTPASQTSQSTPSIQVTPQPQTSVLLGKPASGPSKRRFSVERSLSADNPPRSRGPEGCVSVKPSRVYTITREGGMTVGGRSSEESLELVVLKGSKEQALCQDISSNPSTQPARGSHHRSSHRRSNHQHSLQHQAGARSSSQPLQSSGSTNNIRDWGMKKSGSREEYTTDCVACIRAPCQSQRSLDLDTSSRDGGKPRKKLERMYSEDRTSTEDKEDNPNSWFPKENMFSFQTATTTMQANFRKHLRMVGSRRGKAQTFADRRAKSFSRSWSDPTPVKPDSLHDSRDSADLQSSSGTLDEGLGEYADWEEEREVERLACEGDDFIPPKIMLISSKVPKAEYLPNIIRRDDPSIIPILYDHEHATFDDILDEVEKKLAAYRKGCKISNMLIFCQGGPGHLYLLKNKVATFAKVEKEEDMIQFWRRLSRLMSKLNPQPNLIHIMGCYVLGSANGEKLIQTLKRLMRPSSVEFKSPLELSAQGKEMIEMYFDFRLFRLWKSRQHSKLLDYDDLL; from the exons ATGGGAACTGCGGTGTCCAGAAGGAAGAAAAGTGACGCGATATCTTCGGTGGCAGCGAAAGTTCG AGCAGCAAGAGCTTTTGGGGAATACGTGTCCCACACTCACCCTGAGAACCGCGACAGAGCTG ATCCTCTGCTGTCTGACACCTTCCCTGCTCAGGAGTCCGAGTCCCCAGACATCAGCCGTTTGCACAACAACAATCTGCCGACGCAGAGCCGCTGTTTGCCAGTGACTCCGGCCAGCCAGACAAGCCAGTCCACCCCCAGCATTCAGGTGACGCCCCAGCCCCAGACCTCCGTCCTCCTGGGAAAACCAGCCTCAGGTCCCTCTAAGCGCCGATTCTCAGTGGAGAGAAGCCTCTCCGCTGACAACCCGCCACGTTCCAGGGGCCCAGAGGGGTGTGTGTCCGTGAAGCCGTCCCGGGTGTATACCATCACCAGGGAAGGCGGGATGACTGTCGGAGGCCGCAGCAGCgaggagagtctggagctggTGGTGCTGAAGGGCTCGAAGGAGCAGGCTCTCTGTCAGGACATTAGCAGCAACCCATCCACCCAACCAGCACGTGGTAGCCATCACCGTAGTAGCCATCGCCGCAGCAACCATCAGCACTCCCTCCAGCACCAGGCAGGCGCTCGCTCATCATCCCAGCCACTGCAGAGCTCAGGGAGCACCAACAACATCCGAGACTGGGGGATGAAGAAGAGTGGATCTCGGGAAGAGTACACCACGGACTGCGTGGCCTGCATCCGGGCGCCATGCCAAAGCCAGCGATCCCTGGACCTGGATACCTCATCGCGGGACGGTGGGAAGCCTCGCAAGAAGCTGGAGCGCATGTACAGTGAAGACAGGACGTCCACAGAGGACAAAG AAGACAATCCTAATAGCTGGTTTCCCAAAGAGAATATGTTCAGCTTTCAGACAGCAACGACCACCATGCAGGC AAATTTCCGCAAACATCTCCGGATGGTCGGCAGTCGCCGGGGAAAGGCTCAGA CCTTCGCCGACCGCCGAGCCAAGAGTTTCAGCCGCTCGTGGAGTGACCCCACCCCTGTCAAGCCTGACTCACTGCATGACTCCAGAGACA GTGCGGACCTGCAGAGCTCCTCAGGGACGCTGGATGAAGGACTGGGCGAGTACGCAGACTgggaggaggagcgggaggTGGAGAGGCTGGCATGTGAGGGAGACGACTTCATCCCACCCAAGATCATG CTCATTTCCTCCAAGGTGCCAAAGGCAGAATATTTGCCCAACATCATCCGCCGGGACGATCCCTCCATCATTCCTATTCTCTAC GACCACGAGCACGCCACGTTCGACGACATCCTGG atgaggtggagaagaagctgGCTGCCTACAGAAAAGGCTGCAAAATCTCCAACATGCTGATTTTCTGCCAG GGTGGACCGGGACATCTGTACCTGCTCAAGAATAAGGTTGCAACCTTCGCCAAagtggaaaaagaggaagacatgATCCA GTTCTGGCGACGACTCAGCAGGTTAATGAGCAAGCTCAACCCGCAGCCCAACCTCATTCACATCATGGGTTGCTACGTGCTGGGAAGTGCCAACGGCGAGAAG